A stretch of Macadamia integrifolia cultivar HAES 741 chromosome 7, SCU_Mint_v3, whole genome shotgun sequence DNA encodes these proteins:
- the LOC122083342 gene encoding aquaporin PIP2-4-like isoform X2 encodes MGKDIEVAQHGEFSAKDYHDPPPAPLIDAEELIQWSFYRALIAEFIATLLFLYITVLTVIGYKSQTDPNHNGDECGGVGILGIAWAFGGMIFILVYCTAGISGGHINPAVTFGLFLGRKVSLIRAVMYMLAQCFGAICGVGLVRGFQRGHYVRYGGGANEIADGYSKGVGLAAEIIGTFVLVYTVFSATDPKRNARDSHVPVLAPLPIGFAVVMVHLATIPITGTGINPARSLGAAVIYNKDKAWDDQWIFWVGPFIGAAIAAFYHQYILRGSAIKAFGSFRSSTNV; translated from the exons ATGGGGAAGGACATTGAAGTTGCCCAACATGGCGAGTTCTCTGCAAAAGACTACCATGATCCACCTCCAGCACCATTGATCGATGCTGAAGAACTGATCCAATGGTCATTCTATAGGGCTCTTATTGCTGAGTTTATTGCAACCCTTTTGTTCCTTTATATCACTGTTTTGACTGTGATTGGGTACAAGAGTCAGACTGACCCCAACCACAATGGAGATGAATGTGGGGGCGTTGGTATACTTGGGATTGCTTGGGCTTTTGGTGGCATGATCTTCATCCTTGTTTACTGCACTGCTGGTATTTCTG GCGGGCATATCAATCCGGCGGTGACATTTGGGCTTTTCCTAGGACGTAAAGTGTCACTTATCCGAGCAGTGATGTACATGTTGGCACAGTGCTTTGGGGCTATCTGTGGTGTAGGATTAGTAAGGGGCTTCCAAAGGGGTCACTATGTGCGGTATGGTGGTGGGGCGAATGAAATCGCCGATGGTTATAGCAAGGGTGTGGGGTTGGCAGCTGAAATTATCGGTACCTTTGTACTTGTCTACACTGTCTTCTCTGCCACTGATCCTAAGAGGAATGCCAGAGACTCACATGTCCCT GTATTGGCACCACTTCCAATTGGGTTTGCAGTTGTCATGGTGCACTTGGCCACCATCCCAATCACAGGTACAGGTATCAACCCAGCTAGAAGTCTTGGAGCTGCTGTGATCTATAACAAAGACAAGGCCTGGGATGACCAGTGGATCTTCTGGGTTGGACCCTTTATTGGTGCTGCCATTGCAGCTTTCTACCACCAGTACATTTTAAGAGGATCTGCCATTAAAGCTTTTGGGTCCTTCAGGAGCAGCACCAATgtctaa